The DNA sequence GAATTGTTGGTTCAGGCATTTTTGTGGCATTTGTTGATGATCTTTTCCCTTAAAATTGTTCAAAATAATATGACATTTGGTTGCAAACTTATATCTGCCTGCTTGCTTGGACTGAGAATGAgataattacattattatatacATGAAGCTGCGGTTCAAGTGAAATGATTCtgctaaaaataaatatatctacATGTGAAAGTAAATTACCCAAGATTCCTCTTACAAGATCAACATATTTCTACACTGCGCGATCTGTATTGGCTtacttctgtttcctgtttggctTTGCAGGGCAGCTGAAACGTACCAAATGTAACATAGATGTGGAAACACCAGACTCCATTTTGGTTAACACCAACCTGCGGGCGATCATCAACAAGCACACCTTCTCTGTCCTGCCCCCCGACTGCCAACAGAGGCTGCTCAAACTACTGCCTGAAGTTGACCGGCAGGTGGCTCTAAGATTATACATACTTTTAATGTGTCTGTTGCATTATATAGAAGTAAATCTAAAGTAATATAATTGCATGCCATTCCACATCCATCCTGTCAATTGGTGTGTTTTGTAAACTAGCTCACAAAATAGTTTGGAAATATTTTTGAAAGATTCCTTGGATTCCATGGAAATACAGCCATCATTTCTGTACAGCATTCTGTGTTGGCTGATTCtatatgtgtatttatacaGAAGTACAAGTCGATGTATTTCTGCAGTGATGTGATAGTGATGATGCTAGTCATAACATTGTGCCTCCTCTCCCCAGGCTTGCATGGATGGCCTTCTGAAGGTCACCAGTTCTGCCTTAAACAATGAGTTcttcacatcagcagcacagtcGTGGAAGGAGAGACTTGCTGAGGGTCAGTACAACCGCTTCCAACTGATAAAAACAGCATTCAGTTTACATTCAAAGTTAGAATTATGTAACCAAGTATAATaacctttctcttttttttttattatgtaacTTTCTCTTTTTACAGGAGAATTCACTCCTGAGTTGCAGCTACGAATGCGCCAAGAGAttgagaaggaaaagaaagttgAGCTCTGGAAGGAAGCCTTCTTCGAAAACTATTATGGTGAAAAGTAGGTTATACTTTATGATTTTAGTTATACTTTATGATTTTCAAGTTGTGCTTTATACATTTAGAATACAGCTGATAAAATGGACTAAGTGAgagtgtgttcctgtgtgtgtaaaGGAATTGTGTGAATTATACCTTTTGCATTGCACAGTTCGTTGCAATAGTAAATACTATGGAAAATCTTTGGGTCATGTACCTTTGAATCCCAATTCCAATaaattcctataaacacactgttttaagaaaaaacttgattcattttttgtctGCCTTCCtacctccctcttctctctctatAGTTCTGGGCTCAGCTTTGAGGAATCCAAAGAGCTGACAAAGGCTGATCAGAATCAGGAGTCTACCAGGCCCCAGTTCCAATCTCATCAGACAGGACCTGCCGCTCAAAAACCAGAGGATCCCAAGGGCACAAAGGACAGCAGCcagactgatgctgctgctacGGCTCTGAAAAACATGAAGGCAACACAAGTACCTCTGAAGGCACCAACTGCTCACAAAGAGCCAGTCTTCACCACAGAGCCCATGAAGACACGGCGCGCGCAATACAATGAGGATCGTAGATTGAGCATAGCAGCGCAGAATGCGCCACATCCTGCGGTGACAACGCCTGAGGTTGAGAGTAGGACTGAGCAGGCCCTGCCTGAGAAGGAGCACAAAGAGAAATTGGAGGAGGAGAATAAGGAGCCCCCCCAGTCACCCGCGAAGAAGAGCCATCCACCAGCAGCTAGCTCAGAATTAAAAGAGGATCAGCCCGTGTCTGTGGTTAAACCTGCTGAGGAGAGCGAAGTCATCCCTGAGCCCAGTGGCCCTACAGAGCTGCTGAAAAGGAAATCTGTCAGTGAGATGGAGGGTAAATTGACGCCAGAGAAAAGGCCACGTATGTCCTCagtctcctctgtgtcttcagtCTCTTCTGTATCTCCTCCAGCATCATCCACATCCAGCCCTCCTACACCAACTCCAACAACTCCAACAAATCAGAGGGTGCCACCACTCAAGGTAGGGACATTTTTGTGTGCTCAAAGTTTCCTCTGATCCGTCTGATCTTTTTACTATGAAAGATTTGCAACTTGTATGCTTGAAAGGTGGCTCTGACAAGATTGTAGCTTGATTCTTGCTTCAGCTGTTGTCAGTTTGGATTTAGAGTACTTAGAATGGTTTCCACAGGCAACCtagagagataaaaaaaaaatgataagaTTAGCCACAGAAATGTCTTAAAACCTCTCCTGCATTTCTCTGACTTCATGCTCAGTATGTTCCAAACATTCTTAGCTCTCCTATTAAATTCCTAAATTAGCTACATCCAGCAGGGGTTTGTAGCTGTGGGGAGGTGATAATGAGACACAGAAGTAGTGTACTTAGCTTTGGTATGGGAAACCTTTAGTTATTTTTGTATAATTGATGTTTTCATCAATGTATATGCATATTTCTGAATaaatttctttttcatgttgcaGATCCCAGTGTCTCGAATTCTTCCAGTTCCTCTGTCACCTAGCCAAGTCTCACCAAGGACACCCCTCCCGGCCCCACTTAGCAGCCCGGGCCGCACTGGTGCTCGCACTCTTGCTGACATTAAAGCTAAAGCTCAGCTCGCCCGAGCACAGCGAGCAGCGGCTGCTGCCGTATCATCTGCATCAAAGGGACCCGTGCCAGGCCCAGGGCCAGGGGGAGGCGGTGCTGAACCGACACATCCATCGCCCAGTCCTAGCCCAACATCTCCACAGGCACCAACCAGGTTACCAGCCTCTGAAAGTACACCTCCTTCTTGCCCATCGGACCTTGGTCAGCTAAGCCCAAACCAGCCTCAaacattttcctcaaacatAACTGATGAGAAACACAAAGGTCATCCTGCTGGTATGGTGAGTGCAGGACCCCATAGTGTTCAAAAGGGTTCAAACACATCATCTCAGCCCACTCCATCTGTACATGCTGTAAAGGGACAGGAAAACCAATCATCTGCTGGATTATCCACCAGGACCAGCTCCTGTATCCCTGCAAATAACCCGTTGGTCACACAGCTACTGCAGGGCAAAGAGGTTCCATTGGAGCAGATCCTCCCAAAACCACTATCCAAGGTGGAAGTGAAGATGTCAAACATACCCTCTGGTAGTAAGGGGAAGacatcacacccacacacacatgctgagcACAGGGCTGATAAGCAGATGTCCCAGCAGCTCAATATAGCAGGACGAGCAGGAGTTTTCTCAGAATTCACCAGACATCACAGGGAACTTCCTGATAAGGAGACTCAGGAGCAGATCCTACAGGCTCTCATGCAGAGAAAAGTCCAGCACAGCCAGCCTTATGGTGGTATGGGGCCTCAGCACCCTCAGTACAATGTCCATCAGCTGGTGCATGCAGATGAGCGCCAGGACCAATCTAGGATCTCAGTAGGATTTCTTGGTCGTAAGAGGACACCCAGGCCAGCCATGACAGGACACTACCTGCTAAATGTGTCCACATACGGTCGAGGACCAGAGAGCAAGAGACTGCACCAGTCTGCCATCCCAAACACGTCTGTTTCCAGTTTAAAAAGGGAAAGCACAGAAGACGAGGAGGCGGCTAAGGAAGATGAACCAGCCAGGaaagttttctctgctgtttctggggtcaaaacagagcagcagggatACTCAATAACCAAGTGTGATGAAACAGGGAGCATTCAGCCTTGCTCCAATGTAAAGACTGAGCCTGGATCAGAGGATAGTGCAGCTGGCGCCGACAACAACAGCACCAGTGCGACAGCCAAAGACAACAGccctttttttcagtcacaCCGAAGGCACCTCGAACTCTGCAATAGTAATCATGGAAACTCCGAGCCATATTGTACCCAAGTGGACCCCAGCCACCAGCGGACGCCTGCCTTTCAAACCCAGAGAACGCTtgataatcaggaaaatgtggCAGCATCGTGCTACGGTGGCACTATCAGCATGTCTGTACCTCACACTTTGAACCACAGCACTGCAGGTGCTGGATCTTCCAATGCCTCATCAGAGGCAGACGGCGGCAGTGTCCATGGGAGTGTAATGTCTTTCTCAGTGACTGTCACCACCATACCTGCCGGTCACTCGTTGGACCACGGCAACCAGGGGGAGCCCTCACCTGAACAGTCATATATGGAGGGCTCCAACATGGAGGACGTCCAGTCCAAATGCTACTGCCGACTGAAGGCGATGATCATGTGCAAAGGATGTGGCGCCTTTTGCCACGATGACTGCATTGGCCCctcaaaactgtgtgtgtcatgtttagTCGTACGATGATATGAACTTAATAATAACTAGAAGATAATGTGGTTTGATTTGCTTTGATGCGAGGCACAAAGCAGACGCAGATCATCCAGAATCAATACAGAACCAGCGATCGGGCCGGACACGCTAGCTGTAACCAGCATGTATGTGGTTGCTGTTGAAAGGCAAGGATTTACACTGGATGGTCGTTTATTTCACCAACATCTatgaaaagttgttttgtgcAATTTCTTTGGTAGAAATGTCAATCCGTTTTCAATCAAATCAGTAGTCTGTCAGATGTGTGACAAATATAAAATCTGGCAATGTTTGCACTCAGCTAGGATTAGTgtgatatatttttataaatatatatgtgtagttttgaaaaaggggaaaatgaaTGTTGCTATTTTTGTAGAACATAATGACTGTTGTGTTTTAGACTGACACTTTTATTATGGGCCTACGAGTTATggttaaaggcaaaaaaaaaagggcgcTAATGATAATCATCGGTTGTAGAGTACCTCCTATTTGGCATTTATGCACGCATGGCAGGGAAGTGCAACCTACAGTAACTATTTTATATAAAACCTGTACATTTATTACTGAACACACTCAGATTTAAAAACTAGAAAAAGCATGTATAGTTTTAGATAGAGAATATAAAAGGAAATTTTGAATGATACTTCAACTCGTGAGGATTGCACATCACATCAGTTTTTAACTAACAGTTACAGGGCGAAGCCCCTGAAAACCACCTGGATTTACGTTAGTAACTGTGTACAGCACTTACATTCAAATATAGGGAAAAAGAAGagtcatttatatataaaaatgccTATATGTTCCTTTTGACAAATGTATATCTTTTCCACTCCAGGTCGAGATCTAGAGTCACTTCCTACTGTGTGAACCTGCATTTTCTCCCCGAAAAAGCCAGCTTGTAGATATTGTCTCCCGtgaggtgggtttttttttcacactcgTATTTCTGTATAGAAAGATCAGCAGTGgcaaacactcaaaaaaaaaacactcaaggcgaggggagaaaatgaagatgattttgttttttcactgtaaatagTTGCTCATTTATGGCATATTCATAGATGTAgaaatttattt is a window from the Acanthopagrus latus isolate v.2019 chromosome 16, fAcaLat1.1, whole genome shotgun sequence genome containing:
- the asxl2 gene encoding putative Polycomb group protein ASXL2 isoform X2; protein product: MRERQKKKKGRTWAEAAKTVLEKYPNTPMSHKEILQVIQRERLKEISGTSPLACLNAMLHTNSRGEEGIFYKVPGRMGVYTLKKDISDVVKELSEEGSDESSDDLSDSQSTENNSGAIAQEGRRGRWMRRVPSKLQSQPSSPQPRCSSPSVPTSKLISPSQKHSKKALKQALKQQQQRNQRRQGGMPTTSSPRLLLKTIKDMADITTKTELCHPVVPRKVSQRSSRLSAGQLKRTKCNIDVETPDSILVNTNLRAIINKHTFSVLPPDCQQRLLKLLPEVDRQACMDGLLKVTSSALNNEFFTSAAQSWKERLAEGEFTPELQLRMRQEIEKEKKVELWKEAFFENYYGENSGLSFEESKELTKADQNQESTRPQFQSHQTGPAAQKPEDPKGTKDSSQTDAAATALKNMKATQVPLKAPTAHKEPVFTTEPMKTRRAQYNEDRRLSIAAQNAPHPAVTTPEVESRTEQALPEKEHKEKLEEENKEPPQSPAKKSHPPAASSELKEDQPVSVVKPAEESEVIPEPSGPTELLKRKSVSEMEGKLTPEKRPRMSSVSSVSSVSSVSPPASSTSSPPTPTPTTPTNQRVPPLKIPVSRILPVPLSPSQVSPRTPLPAPLSSPGRTGARTLADIKAKAQLARAQRAAAAAVSSASKGPVPGPGPGGGGAEPTHPSPSPSPTSPQAPTRLPASESTPPSCPSDLGQLSPNQPQTFSSNITDEKHKGHPAGMVSAGPHSVQKGSNTSSQPTPSVHAVKGQENQSSAGLSTRTSSCIPANNPLVTQLLQGKEVPLEQILPKPLSKVEVKMSNIPSGSKGKTSHPHTHAEHRADKQMSQQLNIAGRAGVFSEFTRHHRELPDKETQEQILQALMQRKVQHSQPYGGMGPQHPQYNVHQLVHADERQDQSRISVGFLGRKRTPRPAMTGHYLLNVSTYGRGPESKRLHQSAIPNTSVSSLKRESTEDEEAAKEDEPARKVFSAVSGVKTEQQGYSITKCDETGSIQPCSNVKTEPGSEDSAAGADNNSTSATAKDNSPFFQSHRRHLELCNSNHGNSEPYCTQVDPSHQRTPAFQTQRTLDNQENVAASCYGGTISMSVPHTLNHSTAGAGSSNASSEADGGSVHGSVMSFSVTVTTIPAGHSLDHGNQGEPSPEQSYMEGSNMEDVQSKCYCRLKAMIMCKGCGAFCHDDCIGPSKLCVSCLVVR
- the asxl2 gene encoding putative Polycomb group protein ASXL2 isoform X1; amino-acid sequence: MRERQKKKKGRTWAEAAKTVLEKYPNTPMSHKEILQVIQRERLKEIRSGTSPLACLNAMLHTNSRGEEGIFYKVPGRMGVYTLKKDISDVVKELSEEGSDESSDDLSDSQSTENNSGAIAQEGRRGRWMRRVPSKLQSQPSSPQPRCSSPSVPTSKLISPSQKHSKKALKQALKQQQQRNQRRQGGMPTTSSPRLLLKTIKDMADITTKTELCHPVVPRKVSQRSSRLSAGQLKRTKCNIDVETPDSILVNTNLRAIINKHTFSVLPPDCQQRLLKLLPEVDRQACMDGLLKVTSSALNNEFFTSAAQSWKERLAEGEFTPELQLRMRQEIEKEKKVELWKEAFFENYYGENSGLSFEESKELTKADQNQESTRPQFQSHQTGPAAQKPEDPKGTKDSSQTDAAATALKNMKATQVPLKAPTAHKEPVFTTEPMKTRRAQYNEDRRLSIAAQNAPHPAVTTPEVESRTEQALPEKEHKEKLEEENKEPPQSPAKKSHPPAASSELKEDQPVSVVKPAEESEVIPEPSGPTELLKRKSVSEMEGKLTPEKRPRMSSVSSVSSVSSVSPPASSTSSPPTPTPTTPTNQRVPPLKIPVSRILPVPLSPSQVSPRTPLPAPLSSPGRTGARTLADIKAKAQLARAQRAAAAAVSSASKGPVPGPGPGGGGAEPTHPSPSPSPTSPQAPTRLPASESTPPSCPSDLGQLSPNQPQTFSSNITDEKHKGHPAGMVSAGPHSVQKGSNTSSQPTPSVHAVKGQENQSSAGLSTRTSSCIPANNPLVTQLLQGKEVPLEQILPKPLSKVEVKMSNIPSGSKGKTSHPHTHAEHRADKQMSQQLNIAGRAGVFSEFTRHHRELPDKETQEQILQALMQRKVQHSQPYGGMGPQHPQYNVHQLVHADERQDQSRISVGFLGRKRTPRPAMTGHYLLNVSTYGRGPESKRLHQSAIPNTSVSSLKRESTEDEEAAKEDEPARKVFSAVSGVKTEQQGYSITKCDETGSIQPCSNVKTEPGSEDSAAGADNNSTSATAKDNSPFFQSHRRHLELCNSNHGNSEPYCTQVDPSHQRTPAFQTQRTLDNQENVAASCYGGTISMSVPHTLNHSTAGAGSSNASSEADGGSVHGSVMSFSVTVTTIPAGHSLDHGNQGEPSPEQSYMEGSNMEDVQSKCYCRLKAMIMCKGCGAFCHDDCIGPSKLCVSCLVVR
- the asxl2 gene encoding putative Polycomb group protein ASXL2 isoform X3, which translates into the protein MSHKEILQVIQRERLKEIRSGTSPLACLNAMLHTNSRGEEGIFYKVPGRMGVYTLKKDISDVVKELSEEGSDESSDDLSDSQSTENNSGAIAQEGRRGRWMRRVPSKLQSQPSSPQPRCSSPSVPTSKLISPSQKHSKKALKQALKQQQQRNQRRQGGMPTTSSPRLLLKTIKDMADITTKTELCHPVVPRKVSQRSSRLSAGQLKRTKCNIDVETPDSILVNTNLRAIINKHTFSVLPPDCQQRLLKLLPEVDRQACMDGLLKVTSSALNNEFFTSAAQSWKERLAEGEFTPELQLRMRQEIEKEKKVELWKEAFFENYYGENSGLSFEESKELTKADQNQESTRPQFQSHQTGPAAQKPEDPKGTKDSSQTDAAATALKNMKATQVPLKAPTAHKEPVFTTEPMKTRRAQYNEDRRLSIAAQNAPHPAVTTPEVESRTEQALPEKEHKEKLEEENKEPPQSPAKKSHPPAASSELKEDQPVSVVKPAEESEVIPEPSGPTELLKRKSVSEMEGKLTPEKRPRMSSVSSVSSVSSVSPPASSTSSPPTPTPTTPTNQRVPPLKIPVSRILPVPLSPSQVSPRTPLPAPLSSPGRTGARTLADIKAKAQLARAQRAAAAAVSSASKGPVPGPGPGGGGAEPTHPSPSPSPTSPQAPTRLPASESTPPSCPSDLGQLSPNQPQTFSSNITDEKHKGHPAGMVSAGPHSVQKGSNTSSQPTPSVHAVKGQENQSSAGLSTRTSSCIPANNPLVTQLLQGKEVPLEQILPKPLSKVEVKMSNIPSGSKGKTSHPHTHAEHRADKQMSQQLNIAGRAGVFSEFTRHHRELPDKETQEQILQALMQRKVQHSQPYGGMGPQHPQYNVHQLVHADERQDQSRISVGFLGRKRTPRPAMTGHYLLNVSTYGRGPESKRLHQSAIPNTSVSSLKRESTEDEEAAKEDEPARKVFSAVSGVKTEQQGYSITKCDETGSIQPCSNVKTEPGSEDSAAGADNNSTSATAKDNSPFFQSHRRHLELCNSNHGNSEPYCTQVDPSHQRTPAFQTQRTLDNQENVAASCYGGTISMSVPHTLNHSTAGAGSSNASSEADGGSVHGSVMSFSVTVTTIPAGHSLDHGNQGEPSPEQSYMEGSNMEDVQSKCYCRLKAMIMCKGCGAFCHDDCIGPSKLCVSCLVVR
- the asxl2 gene encoding putative Polycomb group protein ASXL2 isoform X4, with the protein product MSHKEILQVIQRERLKEISGTSPLACLNAMLHTNSRGEEGIFYKVPGRMGVYTLKKDISDVVKELSEEGSDESSDDLSDSQSTENNSGAIAQEGRRGRWMRRVPSKLQSQPSSPQPRCSSPSVPTSKLISPSQKHSKKALKQALKQQQQRNQRRQGGMPTTSSPRLLLKTIKDMADITTKTELCHPVVPRKVSQRSSRLSAGQLKRTKCNIDVETPDSILVNTNLRAIINKHTFSVLPPDCQQRLLKLLPEVDRQACMDGLLKVTSSALNNEFFTSAAQSWKERLAEGEFTPELQLRMRQEIEKEKKVELWKEAFFENYYGENSGLSFEESKELTKADQNQESTRPQFQSHQTGPAAQKPEDPKGTKDSSQTDAAATALKNMKATQVPLKAPTAHKEPVFTTEPMKTRRAQYNEDRRLSIAAQNAPHPAVTTPEVESRTEQALPEKEHKEKLEEENKEPPQSPAKKSHPPAASSELKEDQPVSVVKPAEESEVIPEPSGPTELLKRKSVSEMEGKLTPEKRPRMSSVSSVSSVSSVSPPASSTSSPPTPTPTTPTNQRVPPLKIPVSRILPVPLSPSQVSPRTPLPAPLSSPGRTGARTLADIKAKAQLARAQRAAAAAVSSASKGPVPGPGPGGGGAEPTHPSPSPSPTSPQAPTRLPASESTPPSCPSDLGQLSPNQPQTFSSNITDEKHKGHPAGMVSAGPHSVQKGSNTSSQPTPSVHAVKGQENQSSAGLSTRTSSCIPANNPLVTQLLQGKEVPLEQILPKPLSKVEVKMSNIPSGSKGKTSHPHTHAEHRADKQMSQQLNIAGRAGVFSEFTRHHRELPDKETQEQILQALMQRKVQHSQPYGGMGPQHPQYNVHQLVHADERQDQSRISVGFLGRKRTPRPAMTGHYLLNVSTYGRGPESKRLHQSAIPNTSVSSLKRESTEDEEAAKEDEPARKVFSAVSGVKTEQQGYSITKCDETGSIQPCSNVKTEPGSEDSAAGADNNSTSATAKDNSPFFQSHRRHLELCNSNHGNSEPYCTQVDPSHQRTPAFQTQRTLDNQENVAASCYGGTISMSVPHTLNHSTAGAGSSNASSEADGGSVHGSVMSFSVTVTTIPAGHSLDHGNQGEPSPEQSYMEGSNMEDVQSKCYCRLKAMIMCKGCGAFCHDDCIGPSKLCVSCLVVR
- the asxl2 gene encoding putative Polycomb group protein ASXL2 isoform X5, translated to MMIAKVPSKLQSQPSSPQPRCSSPSVPTSKLISPSQKHSKKALKQALKQQQQRNQRRQGGMPTTSSPRLLLKTIKDMADITTKTELCHPVVPRKVSQRSSRLSAGQLKRTKCNIDVETPDSILVNTNLRAIINKHTFSVLPPDCQQRLLKLLPEVDRQACMDGLLKVTSSALNNEFFTSAAQSWKERLAEGEFTPELQLRMRQEIEKEKKVELWKEAFFENYYGENSGLSFEESKELTKADQNQESTRPQFQSHQTGPAAQKPEDPKGTKDSSQTDAAATALKNMKATQVPLKAPTAHKEPVFTTEPMKTRRAQYNEDRRLSIAAQNAPHPAVTTPEVESRTEQALPEKEHKEKLEEENKEPPQSPAKKSHPPAASSELKEDQPVSVVKPAEESEVIPEPSGPTELLKRKSVSEMEGKLTPEKRPRMSSVSSVSSVSSVSPPASSTSSPPTPTPTTPTNQRVPPLKIPVSRILPVPLSPSQVSPRTPLPAPLSSPGRTGARTLADIKAKAQLARAQRAAAAAVSSASKGPVPGPGPGGGGAEPTHPSPSPSPTSPQAPTRLPASESTPPSCPSDLGQLSPNQPQTFSSNITDEKHKGHPAGMVSAGPHSVQKGSNTSSQPTPSVHAVKGQENQSSAGLSTRTSSCIPANNPLVTQLLQGKEVPLEQILPKPLSKVEVKMSNIPSGSKGKTSHPHTHAEHRADKQMSQQLNIAGRAGVFSEFTRHHRELPDKETQEQILQALMQRKVQHSQPYGGMGPQHPQYNVHQLVHADERQDQSRISVGFLGRKRTPRPAMTGHYLLNVSTYGRGPESKRLHQSAIPNTSVSSLKRESTEDEEAAKEDEPARKVFSAVSGVKTEQQGYSITKCDETGSIQPCSNVKTEPGSEDSAAGADNNSTSATAKDNSPFFQSHRRHLELCNSNHGNSEPYCTQVDPSHQRTPAFQTQRTLDNQENVAASCYGGTISMSVPHTLNHSTAGAGSSNASSEADGGSVHGSVMSFSVTVTTIPAGHSLDHGNQGEPSPEQSYMEGSNMEDVQSKCYCRLKAMIMCKGCGAFCHDDCIGPSKLCVSCLVVR